The Eleutherodactylus coqui strain aEleCoq1 chromosome 10, aEleCoq1.hap1, whole genome shotgun sequence genome contains the following window.
CACCTGTCATTTTATCTATCAGACCACCCATGTGCAAAAGTATCTGCCCGCTTACACTGAATAATTGGCTGCCCTACAGTAATAAAATCCACTTTCTCAGTAGCTCCACATGGAGCTATGAATTTAGGATGTTACAAGAAGCTTCTGAAGAGGAGGTCCACTTCAAACTGATAGCCTAACATAAAGCAGGGTGTCAGACCCATCCAGCCAGGAGAGCTGAGACAAGAGAAGGAATTACACTAGTCAGGATCTCGGCAGTATAGTCTGACCCTGTCCCTCTCAGATGAATTCCTCAGGGGTGGGGTAAGACTACTTTGCAAACAACCAGAGGCACATCCTCCTCCTTTCTGTTTCTGTGGACCAGCTGCAAAACTAATCACAGACATATCTACTTATTACACGGCCTCTGAACACAAGTCTAAGGATCGTTGAGCGTTGGGGAATTTATTCATGGGACTCTGCAGACAGCTTGCCCCAGGGTCTTCCTCTCCTGGTTCCATAATTTCTATTCATAGAGGTTAAAGCTCCATTGTACTGAGGCAGAGCTCCAAACCCCCTGCATAGACAAAGTTATATGATTGTACTCTGAAGGCACGACTGGGGAGAGCACTCACTGCATACTGCGTTGTTATTGAGCTTAATGTATACATAGGATGCtgtcagctccccctagtggtggctatagaATGTTAATCTGAAACTCTGTGTGTATGCAGGGGGTTTGGATCTTTGTATCAGTATAATGTCGCTTCTCCCACTGTAATAATATATTATGGAATTGACatgcactgtggattttaaatccgcaatgTATCAATTGTTTGCGGCAGATTTCAGCCTTCGCAATGTAAATGCAGGATGAAATCCGCGGCAAAATCTACAGCAGATACGACCCGACTTCACATGCACTAACGGTATGTGTACATGACGGAATCCTCATCAGATGTTTTAGTGCAGGTTCCGCTtcagaatctgcagcagaaatccacagggAGCTACCAAATTCCACGGTGGATTTGCAATTGCAGTTACTATGGATCCATATTTGGATTTAACCATTTAACCGCCTTCCATGAGGCAAATTTGCATGcagatgtcacttttttttcgtAAGCGGAATTCAAATTGGCGTAGATTTGCATTAAAATGCATGGAACACTTTGGGATTCTAcatcaaatccacagcaaaatctactGTGTGAACAAGACCTTAGGGGAACATCTAGTcatctgtccatcagctgatggaGGTTCTGGTGAGGTCTGAAACACGAAGTTCCTGCAGCAAACGTATAAATGTGTGTCAATTACAGAGGAGGAAAACTCTCATCATCCATTGGGAAGATGGGTGCTAGCTGCGGAGAGGCAAGGGGGTCACATACTTTATGTTGAGGGATATTGGGAGAACTTTGCTCCTGTGCTGTTTATAGATGTAATAGGGGGTGAATACTTTTTCAGCAGACTGTCAGGGCAGTTATGTCGTACATGGAAGGAGCTGAGCAGGAGTTCCAGGCCCAGCTTACTGTATCTCACTCTGCCCCTTGCGCTTTCTTCAGGAATTAGATTGAAGACGGCTTCATGGATCCCGAGAAGCGGAATCAGCGTCAGTGTGGACTTGGCTAACCTGAGAAGGAGAGTGAGAAGTCTAAGAGAATCTGGGTTCAtgaagagatgctctgcagaataTTGGGAGAGATATTGCAGGGTATATGGGAAGTGATGCTCTGCAGTGCAGTGTTCTGTATTGTGCAGGGGATGATGCTCTGCAGGGCAATGTTTTGTAACTTGTAGGGGATGATAACCCTGCAGGACGTTGTTCTGTATTCTGTAGGGGATGATGCCCTGCGGCGGAAGTGTTCTGTATTCTGTAAGGGATGATGCTATGCAGGACATTCTGCTGTAACTTGTAGGGGATGATGCCCTGCAGGGTGTTGTTCTGTATTCTGTAGGGGATGATGCTCTGCAGGATGTTGTTTTGTGTTGTGTAGAGGATAATGCTCGGCAGGGCGGTGTTCTGTACTGTGTAGAAGATGCTCTGCAGGGCATTGTTCTGTAACTTGTAGAAGATGATGCTCTGCAGGGCATTCTGTAACTTGTAGGATATGATGCTCTGCAGGGTTTTGTTCTGCACTGTGTAGAGGATGATGCTTTGTGTCATGTTCTGCAGGCCAAAAGTCATCAATACACAGGATGCAATGTTCTGCAGGGGGGCATCACCGATACTTGCGATCGCTCCTCCTCATCTGATTGGCTCGAAGTTTCAAGACCAAAATGCGCAGTATCCGCAGGAAGATGATGAAGTTCACCTGATGACATCACACAAGAGGAGCCAATCAGAACTGTGCGCTGCAGACTTAATCCAAAAAATCTGATTATCTAGAAACTATCGAGCCCATCAATGCCAGATTACAGGAAGTTTCCTAGATTTCTTTTGGACACTTCAGCTCACCGCCAAAAATAGAGGCCAAGACGTGTTATCATATAACACTGTAATGAATGtgcatgtatactatatatacacacacacaaaataatatatatacataaagcgctgcagaataagttggcgctaaacaaataaagattgttattacATCACTGCATGGGTATTGTAATGTCCCAGAATCCAGCAACACAGAATTTACCAGCACGGCCAGCAGGATGGGGGAACGGATTATCCACCAGTATAAGCGGTTGTCATTCCTTTCCCAACAGCTACAAGACAAAGGACAGGAGTCAAAATGCGCCTCGCACATCCAGAAAGTTCTATTGTCTTCATAGATACGGAAACATTCTCTTACATTCACATTAATGCCGCTGTCCGTCACCACGGAGCGTATCACTAGACTCCCTGAACAGAATGGAAGGGGGGACAATAAGTTGTACTTACTGCGTGTTCTCGTACAACTGCCGCATGACCACCCATGGGATAACGAACAGGATCGGAGCCCCTGCAGCATATACGAGAGACATGAGAACATTTATATACCCGCAGTAAGGTGCGGAGGGTGATGCTGATTGCGTATGACGAATACATGTGCCAAGTATTTAAGAGTGGCCAAGGGTCTGTGCACACTATGTCAGAACCCTATACAGCGGAATAAGCTCCTGGCGGATACATGAAACATATCTACAGGACTCCATTCACCTGATGGAGGCCAAGAAAAGTGTTCTTCTGGCCTCCACCAGGGTAGCATGGAAAGTGTTGTGAACCGTAATTTATTACACAGTGGACTGCCGTGACGTATACTTTTTTTCCAATaggagcctaagggctcctttccactagcctttttttatcgttgcgttttttttttcgcgattgtcaatgggactttctaatgttaaaaacgcaacgcaatgcaccaaaaacacaagttgcattacgttgcgttgtgtttttaacattagaaagtcccattgacaatcgcattaacaaaaaacgcaaacgcaagtgtgtgggagccctaaaggcGACGTATACCTCTGTATGCCTATACATAAGTCAGGAAATCTTCAGTGTGCACTGAgcctgagggtgccttcacacttgtgagaaaatcgcacgttTTGTGAGCGATGTGGAGGGAGTGGCAGCGatatttttgcaagaaaaagcattgctgatgcccAGACATCTTATGAGCAAAGTTGCGATTTTTCCATCTTTTTTTATCCCTGTGATattgcgatcgcaagtgtgaaggagccctgaggttGTTTCTACACAGGAGATTTACAGTGtgagtttgtgcgttgcgaggcgCATAAAACTCGCACGAAAATAGAAtcctttattttcaatgggtcaaTATACAAGTGCGATTTCTGTCTCGCAGTGATGCTGCAAGAGAGAAaacttgcagcatgtcctatttttctgtgattgcGCAGAAACCGtacccattgtttcctatgggcaAGTTAAAAAATcaatttgcactcgcatgtacatacatgcgagtgcaatgcaatttttccatcttcctaatGAAACAACATGCGATTTTTCCATGAAAACCTCATGTACTacgatgcaatgtgtttttctcgCAAAATGCTTCGCACTCGCAGGCAAAATCGCGGGTTTAAGAGTGCAATACGGTTTCAAGTTTCTCTGACTGATATCGCAGTCACCTATGTAAATAGGACATTCATGGACATCCAGAGGCTGAGAAATGGTCCTCACCTAACACTTCTCTACAGCTGGGGGGTTGTGACAATTTATCAGTGCAGGTAAGTGTGATCAGCCTGCAGTCCAGGAAAGTAGAGAGATGCTCACAGAGATTGTCTGCACTGGTACAGAgtaacaagccctcagctgtgTGCTCTGGACTAGAGCAAAATTCATTTTCAGTCtagttaaatgtaaaaaaattaatgttTGCATTCaaatacagcaagcagagatcttacaaTTGTGAGGAAGTGAAACATAAAGTCTGTGGGAATGTCACGGCAGAGAATGACCCTCACCCCAGCCCAGCACCATGTAACGCGGCAGCGCAGCCTCCTCGGAGAACGACAGCACGAGCAGCAGGTTGTGCAGGTACAGCCCCTCCACCAGCAGCCAGTAGTAATTGGCGGCTACACAATACTGTGTGACGGTCTGCGCCACGCGGCACCCCAGCAGCGTCTGAGTGTGAAACAGGGGGCAATGGATTAGAGGCACAAAGCAGCACACACGGGGGCTATTTACTTAGACCAACATGTGAAACTTCTGTCTACGTAAACACTGCGCCCGGCTACAAGCGACAAATTGTATTGGCAGGCTCAAGCCTCTTCTAACATCTGGGGGCACCTCTGTTCGCCATATGGAAACGAGCTGGAGTAGGCGTCTGCTATAATCTATGGCAGTTTCTAGAGTACTTTATTATAAAGGTGATGGGcctgaaaagtcacaattttggtatGTGCaccaaaaatgtgatttttggacTTTGGAATTCTGACGTCCAGGGCTTATATGCTTTGTACCAAGGTTACAAGGAATAACTTGGCGATTGGTGAGCGTCTtattgctgagacccctgccgctCTCCATGTCCCCCGTCCTCCTTACTgcgccccccacagtgaggaggagactgaattaaGCGCTGACCGCTTTGCGTGACCAGTGCTGCATTCCCTTACAATGAGACTGCCAAGTACCCAAATAGCACCCGCTCGGGTATTTTCATCAGTCCTCCTGAAATGAATGTGCTTGTTGGCCAGCGCTCCCTTCatgctgatgtcactgtggggaggggggagcgactccaccaatcagcaagttatcccctatcctgtggagggGAAGAACCTGTCATCCTAGTACAACACCTTTAATAAATAGGCCCCATTACCGCCACATGTCTGCCTTATAGCCACATCCCAAATATATACGACGGGCAGATATATCCAAACTGTCCTTGTTGCtcgtagcaaccaatcgcagcgcagatttcattttacttcagcagcttAAGACATGAAAGTTGTGTTCAGACTGGttggtggtaaaataaaagctgcgctgtaattggttgttaggGACAGTGTGTCTCATGTAACCCCGGCCTCACATACATGTGTCCTACCTGTAGCCCTCCCTCATACATGTGTGtttcaggctgcattcacacggccgTGTCCATGTTGCATCCGTAAAAAAATTGAGTGCGAAACACATCAGAAAGCACACGGTCACTATTTCTTTATAGACCTGCACACTGCATGTGCCATTCGCATCCATGAAACGATGGACGAGAATATTCTTCTGTCCTACAAACCCCAGCCGTGTGAATAATCTTACACGTGTAGCCCGGCTTCATACATGTGTCGCTTATAGTTCCACGGGACTGTCAGACGCAGATACCCCGACAGTCGTCCCCGCAATAATCACTCAGTGAACGGAGGTGGAGCGGGGTTGGGAGCGCTCCGGCCActcgcctccatttacagtaaacaggccgttgttcatagatgaatgactgctgtttacacggccgatcatCGTTCtgtttttatgcttgcatgaaatgaatgataaacTAATTATCTTTAGTCGTTCAGTCGCtgacagcatttacactgaaagataatctttCAGATTCCTGCTATCCAGCAAGAATGTGAACGGCTgtgtaaggccgggttcacacggggtggaattaccgcagaaattccgtgcagaatgtcCGCACGGCCATGCTgcctgcggctcctaatcccgtgattagccagcaaagtggacgagatttcgcaaaaatctcgtccacacactgcggccaagccGAGCGGAAACAGACATGCGGCGCGGAAAACAaagacacagcatgtcaattctcttTTAGTgtctgcagcggcctctctcctctctatggggagagatgtccGCAGAGGAAATCCGACCGCAAAACCGctacaaaacccgcggctaaaggCCGAAGGTGTTGAAGCTgtgcttttccagcggaattctcgcagTTTTTCTGTGCGGCTATCccgcgagaattccgctggaattcCATcgcatgtgaccccagcctaaaagggcccttatacaTAGTGTCTAATCTGTAGCCCTGCCCTCATATACATATATCTACCATGTAGGCCCGCtatcatatacatatatctaCCATGTAGGCCCACCctcataaacatatatatataccatgtaGGCCCAccctcatatacatatatatatataccatgtaGGCCCGCCGTCATATACATATATCTACCATGTAGGCCCACCCTCATATACATATATCTACCATGTAGGCTTGCCCTCATATACATATATCTACCTTATAGCCCCGCCCTCATatacatataccctgtttccctgaaagacACTATTTGGattgcctttttttaaattaacaacTGTAATTAgcacttatttttggagtagggcttatatttcaaggatcctcaaaaatcctgaaaaatcatgatgcatccccaaaaatcctgaaaaattaaacattctcaaaaatcctgaaaaatcatgctagggattattttcagggaaaaaggGTATCTACTATGTAACCCCACCCTCATATACATATATCTACCATGTAGACCCAcccacatatacatatatctaccctgtaaccccacccacatatacatatatctacCATATAGGCCCGCCTTCATATACATATATCTaccatgtaaccccacccacatATACATACATCTACCATGTAGGCCCGCCTTCATATACATATATCTACCATGTAGCCCCGCCCTTACATAAGTGTCTCATTTGTATTCCTTGCTCTTATATAGCCATCTGTAGCTCCACCTCATAGACATGTATCTCCTGTGTAACCCCGCCTCATACATATGTGTTTGGCATGTTGCcgcctctcactctctccctcagCAGAGCGGCTACGTCCTCCCCGCCCTGGATGCCGCTGTGTTGTCGCTCCAGCAGAGCGTCCCGGGACAGCAGTGACACGGCGCGCAGGATGAACGACACAAACAGGTTACAGTGGATGAGATTCCGGGTACAGCAGAGACGCCTGGAATATGGAGGGAGAGACAGGTCATTATAGCCTACAAGATCTGGGGGCTCCCATGATGACACAACCATTGTTACAAACCCCAAGATCTGGGGGCCCCACGGGGACACAGCTGTCAATACTGGGACACACCCCACCACACAACAGAGACCCCGGCATACCATCTCGCACCATATCTGAAAAAACCTCTGTGCCAGCTCTGACTTGCAGCACTTTTGCATGGAGAGGAGCTGAAGTGTAAAGCACACAGTTCTATTGTAAAAAGGGTCAACCAGGGTTAAACTAAAAGGATCTGCCTTCTTTCAGAAATAGTGCCACTACTGCCCTACACTCTGCCCCCGTTTATCGCCCCACGCACACAAAAATGCTAATGAAAAGTGGAGGGCACGGACCTGAGCACAGCCAGGATGCAGAGCGCCACCACCAGCGCAACCAGGGAGATGCCATATCCAACACTGTACATGAGCCGCAGCTGCGACAGAATCCAGGCCTGATGCTGCCAAGACAAAAAGTGTGACAATCATTAATACCCACAGGGGGTGAAGACACCATGCAGGACCTACTGGCTTTCACCAGAGGGCACTGCCACTTCTGCACTGAATATGCATCATTTATACCCGTGGATTACAAGCAGGAGACCAAAGGCCCCTGGATATAATTATACATCATTATAGAAGAGTAGGGGGCCAGTTATTATACAGGAGTCAGAGTCTggcatggccagccttagctacatACAACCCGTGCAGTCACACAGGGCCTGTGCCTGCAGTCGCCAGCCTAGAGCTTCTTGGAGAGGTACCAGGTAGATGTAGGCTGGAGGCGATCACTCCTTTAGGTCTGCTTGGGCAGATGATCTTTCTCCATGTGGCAGCATCTtgtagagctacatgaatcatcttcctcctggctctgtctcctcccctttaATGTTTCAAGTTGCCAATGTCAGACAATTGGCACCCCTGTAATAAATTtacttagttctgctgctgtatttaggttatgaacttgattctggtgctgtatttatgttatgagcgtcACTCTGGTTTTATATTTATGCACTGaccttggttctgctgctgtatctatgtacagcCATTGTTTCTGGTGCtatatctatgtactaagcttggttttagtgcagtctatattttatgagcttggttttggtactgtatttatgtacagacatTGGTTCTGCTGTTGTATCTATATACTAAGGTTGCTTCTGGTAgtatatttatgtactaaggttggtcaTGAGTCCGTATTTATGAAATGAGCTTGATtatggtgccgtatttatgttataagcttggttctatacTGTATTTACGTCATGAGGTTGGTTTTAGTGCTGTGCTTAAATATTGAGGTTCATTCATGCTGTATTCGTATTATGAGCtacgttctggtgctgtatttatgctatcagTTTGGCTCTAGTTCTGTATTtgtgtacagagcttggttctggttctataTTCATGTACTGTGCTATGTTCTGgttctgtatctatgtactgagcttgattttattgctgtatttatgttatgagcttggttctggtgctgtatttattcactgagtggttctggtgtgagtatgctgctatcttgctgctttatgCACcaacagaatacaggcagactgcctatcaatgtATTATATATCATTATTTTCTTATGAAGGGGAACTCTCTGTTCACAGCATCTTCCCTATGTTTCTACACATGAAGGCGACGTTCTCTTACATGTGACTGCTCCTGTTCTGGGTCGATGTTCTCACACTGAGAGTGGTCTCTCCAGGGCTTGTCTGTCTCATCCTGAACCCATTGACCGTCTGGACCACAGCGCCGGAATACAAGGCCATCTCTCActaagggagaggaggagaggtcaggcATCTATCTTTTACCCCCTAAGCTGCTCCTTTCCCCACCCCTGCCTCTCACCTTGAGGGTACCAGGGCAGGTAGTATGGACACGGCTCAGCATGGGTTGTATTAACAGCAGCGTCTCCCCAGCACACGTACATATCAAACGTGCGATTACAGAACAGTCCTGCAACACATGGAGAAAATTGTGAGTGTGGTATGCAAGTGTGGCAGATACGTGTGGAGCCCTGGGGCATTGGTCATCAAGAACCCTGCACATGCATGTAGTCTGAGCCAAAGCATGTACAGTCCATGCAGCCTGTCTGATCAGGGGTGCGTATGATCCCTCCACTCTGTCTGAGCCACGTAAGTACAGTCCAGGCAGTCTTTCTGAGCGGGGGTACGTACTGTCCCTGCAGTCTGTCTGAGCCGAAGTGTGTACATTCCATGCAGTCCATCTGAACCGGGGTGTGAACGTACAGTCCTGGCAGTCGGTCTGAGCCGGGGTGCGTACAGTCCAGGCAGTTTGTCTGAGCCGGGGTGCGTACAGTCCAGGCGGTCCATCTGAGCTGGGGTGCGTACAGTCCAGGCGGTCCATCTGAGCTGGGGTGCGTACAGTCCAGGTGGTCCGTCTGAGCTGGGGTGCGTACAGTCCAGGCGGTCCGTCTGAGCCGGGGTGCGTACAGTCCAGGCAGTTCGTCTGAGCTGTAgtccattagtctgcgggtgacATGTGAATCATGCTGGAGACGTGTGCCCGTCCTGTGTGCCCTCTGCGCAGCTTTAAGCATCAAACATTCATCTTGCTTCTAGTCTTACTATTACTCCACTCACCGGTCAGCGGAGGGTCCGCCCTCATCTTCCTTTCACAGTTTTCCTGATAGTTCTTCCAGGCCTGCACAGTCTCCTGCACAGTGTTAGTGCCACAGGTCTGCAGCAGTGATGGGAAGAATATCATCACCATCATAACCCCATATCACAATATCACCCACATAACACGTCATCAACATAACACAGCATTACCGATACAAAGTCACCCACATAACGCAACGTCACCAACATACCTCCATGTTATCTATGTAGCACAACATCACCAACGCAATGTCATCCACATAACCCTTCATCACCCATATAACACGTCACCAATACAAAGTCGCCCACATAAAATGTCAGCAACAGAATGCAAAGTCATAGACAGCACATCACCCATACCATCAGCGTCACACACGTAGCACAATTTcaccaacataacaaaatgtcacTCACATAACGCATTATCAACATAATATAAAAATTGTTCAATGAGTGCATCCTGAAGGGTTCCGTATTTCTAGAACTTTCTCTGGGGCGATGGAATCTTTACTTCTTGTTGTATTCTAAGCACTTTTTATAACTGCTACATTTATGAAAATTAATGAAAAAGGCTAACATGGAGCGCTGGTGTGTGTTCCATATATatagaactctctcctagactccctacagtctggcttccgaccccaacactcgacagaaactgcccttacaagggtatccaatgacctactgacagccaaatcgaggggcgattactccctgcTGATCcttctcgacctctccgcagcatttgacactgttgaccacaaactcctcctcagtatgcttcgctccatcggcctaaaggacactgctctctcctggttttcctcctacctatctgacggctctttcagcgtctccattgctggctctacctcccctcctcttccccttgctgtttgggtcccccaaggctcggtcttcggccccctccttttctctatctacacagcccctattggacaaaccatcaggagatttggcctccaataccacctgtatgctgatgacacccagctatacacctcttcccgtgacatctctgcacctttcctccaaaacatcaccaactgtctgtccgctgtctctaacactatgtcctctctctacctaaaactaaacctctctaaaactgacttactgctatttccaccctccactaaccgacctcatcctgacatccgTTGCcctggggtcatattcgactctgatctatcatttaccccctacatccaatctcttgcccgaacatgtcagctgcacctcaagaacatcgcaaaaattcgctcttttctcactgtagacacgctaaaaacgcttactgttgccctcatcaactctcggctcgattattgcaactcgttgctgatcggcctcccctgtagCAGACTCTACCCTGTCCAAtcaatcctgaatgcggcagccaggctcatcttcttgtccagccactactcggacgcctctgccctgtgccagtcactgcacttgctgcccgttaaatacagaatacaatttaaactcactaccttcatccacaaagccccccacagcggagcgcccccctatatcgcctccctcatctcaatccatcacccaccctgggctcttcgctctgctaacgaaaccagactgagcgcctccaagacttctccagagcagcaccggtcctctggaacgcactaccaaaggctacccgggcaatccaggactcgcagaacttcaggcgtgctctaaaatcgaacctcttcagggaggcataccgcataccctaaacaaacccctctgtactccgcctgataacatgctccttgaccaattgactgcaatccctgctagccatcataaaccgctcctgcagtcataccgattctgccgtcacacggctaaatgtctgaccattgtctatgtgtatagcatccctcactctccacctcgccataccgtgcacatctccagcccctttaccttccgtatccccccattacttgtagtatgtaagctcgttggagcaggaccctcacccctattgtttccatcaactgattactatgtaaccgtggttctgtaatttttgtatttctttttgtctttctgtattcccccctgtctatgtaagcgctgtggaatatgttggcgctatacaaataaagattattattataaactAGGTGTTATACTTGTGCGTTACACTGTGATTTTATGAGCCGAGCACCACACTCCTataaaagctgtccaaaagaaaatctgtgttgcccatagcaaccaatcatagcac
Protein-coding sequences here:
- the GIPR gene encoding gastric inhibitory polypeptide receptor codes for the protein MWSSQCLVGRCLTIVSSQPIDCPINNMKQPRKRRQNDTERGLEEPGEDRQGENLTCGTNTVQETVQAWKNYQENCERKMRADPPLTGLFCNRTFDMYVCWGDAAVNTTHAEPCPYYLPWYPQVRDGLVFRRCGPDGQWVQDETDKPWRDHSQCENIDPEQEQSHHQAWILSQLRLMYSVGYGISLVALVVALCILAVLRRLCCTRNLIHCNLFVSFILRAVSLLSRDALLERQHSGIQGGEDVAALLRERVRGGNMPNTYTLLGCRVAQTVTQYCVAANYYWLLVEGLYLHNLLLVLSFSEEAALPRYMVLGWGAPILFVIPWVVMRQLYENTHCWERNDNRLYWWIIRSPILLAVLVNFIIFLRILRILVLKLRANQMRRSDRKYRLAKSTLTLIPLLGIHEAVFNLIPEESARGRVRYSKLGLELLLSSFHGLLVSVLYCICNKEVQAELRKKIQDTFGGELPSCASRSIPLPAEKRPCCRRPDV